The window GTGACGACGGGGCGGCCGAATCGAGCGGAGAGGCTGCCCCGACCGAAGCGTTCCGTCATCAGATGCTCACCTCCGCGGAGGTGTAGCGCAGCATCAGCACGGTGAACCCGAAGACGAAGACGAACCAGACGGTCGCCATCGCCGACGCCTGCGCGATGTTGAACCCCTGGGCCAATTCGCGATCGATCTGGAGCGTCCAGACGAGCAGTCCCTTCAGGATCAGGACCGTCCCGAAGATGGCCAGTCCCGTCCTGAACACCAGGATGAACGCGCCGATGACTCCCGGCTTGATCTGCGGGAGCGTGACGTAGCGGAACGTCTGTAGCGGGGTCGCGCCCAGCACTCGGGCGGCCTCCTCGGCGTCGGTGTTCACTTCGGCGTACGTCCCGCGCAGCAGCAGCAGCGCCCGCGGGATCATCGAGTAGATGTACGCGAAGAACAGTCCGCCGACGCTCGTCGCGATCGCGACGTCGATCCTCGATTGGCCCGAGAGGAAGGCGAACACGTTGCTGAGGATTCCCGTGTTACCGAACAGGATGATGATCATGAACGCCGCCACGATCCCGGGGAGGCTGTTCGGGAACGAGAGCACCGTCAGCATCACCGACTTCGCGGGGAGGGCGTACTTCTCGAGGGCGTGCGCCACGGGGACGGCGACGCAGATCGACGTGACCGTCGTCGCCGCCGCGAACCAGAGCGTGTTGAACGCGATGTTCCGGTAGTAGGGGTCCGTGACCATCGTTCGGTAGTACTCGACGGTGAACCCCTCGGTCACCAGTCGGCTCTCGGAGAAACTGATCCGGAACATCTCCGTCAGCGGGAACACGCCGGAGAACAGCAGGAGCACCGAAAACGGGAGGCAGAGCGCGATCACACGCCGTATCTCCCGCTGTCGCTCGGACGCGGGCGACACCAGCGACCCGACGGTGGTCCGAATCGACTCCACCGCCCGCGTGCCCGTCGATACTTGATCGGCCGCCATCGTTCAGATGCTGGCCCCGCGCGTGATGTCCTGAATGATGGACTCCTGCTTCTCGATGAGCTCCGTCTGATCGACGGTGAACTGCGTCTCGTCGTACCGGCTCTGCGGCGGGAACTCGTCGGGCATGTCCATCTCGGGCGCGCGGATCGGCCGCGCGTACGCGTCGAGGAAGTGCTGTTGGCCCTCGATCGAGAGGACGTAGTCCATGAACAGCTTGACGGCTTCCGGGTTCGGCGCGTTCGCGAGCATCGCGTACCCGTACAGCGCGTTGTACGCGCCGGCGTTGCCGTCGGGGCCCTCCAACAGGGCGACGCCGACCTGTTCCTCGTCGAGGTCCTCGACGTTGTACTTCAGGTCCAGTCCCGAGTAGTCGTATCGGATGAACGAGGAGTACTCCCCGCTCGTGAACTGCGCCAGGAAGTTGTCGGTGAACTCCGCGCCGCCCTCCTGGATCGTGTTGTAGTAGTCGATCACCGGCTGGACGTCGTCGAGGCTCCCGCCGTAGGCGTTGTTGATCGACAGCGCCGCCGCCAGGCCGACGGCGGCTTGCGGCGTCTGGAGGGCGAGGTCCTGCATGATGTCCGGGTGTTTGAGATCGTCCCAGGTCTCGGGCTCGTCGAGGCCGCGCTCCTCGAAGATGTCCTTCCGGTAGGTGAGCGCCGTCGTCACCTTTCGGGTCCCGGTACAGTGACCGTTGTCCGTCTTCGCGTTGTCGGGGACCTTGTCCCAGTTCGCCGGCTTGTACGCCTGCGTCAACCCGTCGTTCATCGCCTGGATCGCGAAGGTGTACCCGCCGTTGAACGCCGAGTGCGTCGGGTTCTGCGCGTGCGACCGCGCGTCCTGTAGGGCCTCCCCGGACGACCGGTCGTCGTCGTTGAGCTGCACGCCGTACTGCTCGTTGAAGGCCTCCATCACCGACGGCCAGTTCATCCACCCCGACTGCACGGCGTACACGTAGAGCTTCTCGTCGGTCGGGAAGTTGTCCGAACAGACCGTCGTCTGGGAGTCGCCGTAGCCGACCTCGTAGGTCTCGCCGGAACAGCTACCGCCGCCTCCGTCTCCACTTCCGTCGCCCGAGTCACCACCGCTTCCGTCGCCGCCTCCGTCTCCGCTTCCGTCGCCGCTGCCGCCGCCCATACAGCCTGCCAGGCTTCCGCCGATGATTGCACCGCTCGATGCGAGGACCTTTCGACGCGTTGTTGGATCGTTCATTGGTACCATAGCGAGCGTCAGTAAAGCGGTTTGTGACAAATTGTGATAAATTTATTGGTAGTCGGACCGGATATATATCCGGTTTTGTAGGGATAGAGGGTCTGTATCGACTACTTTCTCGATATCGTTTCCTACGGCTATGTTTCACTATGTATTGCCTACCGAACCATCGCTACTCGGAACCCCGTCTCTCTCGCGTAGATCCACTCTTACCCCCGCGTACTCACCCGACGGACGTAAGTTACGCACGCTTACCTAATTGCGTATAAAATTCGGTTCCGGATTTCGACCGATCGAAGCGGTAGTCGGCCGCTCACGCCGACTCCTCTGGTCTCTTACCGCCGAGCGCCATCGACGGGGGTGGCCTCGGCGGTACAAAGTGAGAGTGATCAGTACCAGACCGCCTAGCTCATCCGCGCCACCGTCTCGACGACGTCTCGCCAACGCCGGTACGCGTCGGTGACGGCCGCCGAATCGCCGGTCGGCGAGAACGTCCGTCCGTTCGGTCGGCAGGGTTCGAGGTCGTCGAGCGACCCCCAGACGCCCGCCGCTAGCCCCGCGGCGAAGCACGCACCGAGCGCGGTCGTCTGCGTCACGTTCGATCTGACCAGCGGTCGGTCGATCAGATCGGCCTGACACTGGGCGAACTCGTCGTTCTGGATCGCCCCGCCGTCGACGAGGAGGCGGTCCTGAGCGACGCCCGTCGCCGCCTCGGCAGCCTCGACCACCGCGCGCGTCCCGAACCCGATCGCCTCGACGGCCGCCCGCAACACGTCGTCGCGGTCGGTGTCTCTGTGCAATCCGAACACGCCGCCCCTGGCGCCCGGGACCCAGTCCGGCGCGCCGAGGCCGCCGAACGCCGGCACGAAGTGGACGGCCTCCTCGCGCTCCGTACACCCGGGCTGATCCAGTTCGGCGGCGTCTTCGAGTAGTCCGACCGTCCGTAGCCACTCCAGGACCGCGCCCGTCGCGAACACCGGCCCTTCGAGGCCGTAGTACGGATCCTCCCCCGCCCGCTGGAACCAGATCGTCGTCAGCAACTCCCCGTCGGCCTCGACGGGTTCGGTGCCGGTGTTCTGCAGAAAGAAGTTCCCCGTCCCGTAGGTGACCTTCGCGTTGCTCTCCGTGCAAGCGACCCGTCCGAGCAGCGCGGCCTGCTGATCGCCCATCACGCCCGTCACCGGCACTGCGGCGTTGAGGACGCCGTCGGGATCGGTCACGCCGAACCCCTCGGGGTCGCTGGAGGGTCGAACCGTCGGAAGCGCCGGTCTGGGAACGTCGAACAGCGCGAGGAGGTCGTCGTCCCACTCGCGTCCGCGGATGTCGAAGAGCATCGTCTGTGCGGCGTTCGTGACGTCCGTCACGTGTCTCCCGGTGAGGTTGTAGCACAGCCACGAGTCGACGGTGCCGAGCAGGACCTCCCCGCGCGCTGCCCGTTCTCGCAGGTCGGCGTCCCGGCGGCCGTCGTCGTGTCCTGCTGCGCCTTCGTCCGCGTCGGCTCCCCGGTCTCGATCGGCTCTCCTCTCGCTTCGTCCGGATTTCTGTCCGTTCGGACCTGCTCTCTCCCCGCTCCGTCCGGCTTCCTGTTCGCCCCGACCGGCTTTCTGCGCTCCATCGCCGCCCTCGTCGAGGAGCCACTTGATCTTCGGCGCGGCGAAGTACGCGTCCGGTTCCAACCCCGTGCGGTCGCGGATCAGCCGCCGTTCCTCGTCGTCGAGCGCCTGGATCTGCGCCGTCGTCCGGCGGTCCCGCCAACTCAGCGCGCTGGTGCAGGGCCGTCCCGACTCGGCGTCCCACAGGAGGACGGTCTGTCGCTGACTCGAGATACCGAGCGCGCGCAACTCCGCGGCGTCGAGGTCGGCCCCGGCGAGTCCGCGGCGGATCGCGTCCGTCGCACACCCCCACAGCCGCAGCGGGTCGTATTCGATCCTGCCGGCGCCGGCCGTCTGCGGTTGATGGCCCGTGAACGCTTCGGAGATCGGGGTCCCGCTCTCGTCGAAGATGACGAACCGGGTCCCGCTGGTCCCCTGATCGAGGGCCCCGAGGTGAGACGTTCCGCTCATCAGTCTCTGAGGGCCGTGAACAGCCGCTCGGAGAAATTCAGCCCGACACCGCTCGGCCGACGCCCCGTCATCCGCGAGCCGACGGCCACCTCGTGTCGCTCCAGCACGCCGCGCTGTGCGAGTTCGTACAGGAGCCGTTTGACCGTCCCGCCGGTCAGGTCCGTCCGCGCTGCGATCCGTTCGGCGGCGGTCTCGATTCTGACCTCGCCGTGGAGCGCCCGCTCGACCAACTGCTCTAACACGAGTTGCTCGTTCTCCGAGAGGGCCAGCACCGTCCCGATCGGAACGCCGCCGAGCGGGACGGCCGCGGTCCCGGCGTCGATGTCCTCGTCGCGGAGTCGGGTCGCCCCGTCCGCCTCCGCGTTGGCCGCGGCCACGAAGAGCGCCGCCAGGGCGTCGTGGGCGTCGCCGTCGGCCCACTCGGCGAGCCGCTGGGCGTGCACGTGATCGAGCGTCTGCGACAGCCCGCGCGAGCCCCGGACGGTGAGGACGTCGACCAGCTCGTAGGTGTACCCCGGGACGTGGACCTGCTGCTCCGGGATGGGGAGCGATAGCTCCTCGGGCGACGTTCGGCCCACGCCGATCCACGCCAGGTCGTCGAACGGCTCGAAGGTGGCGTACAGATCCGCCAGGTCGGGCGTTCCGGCTTCTCCGAGGTGGTCGACGGCGACGAGGACCGTCTCGCTCGTGTCGGTGACGTCGGCGATCCGTTCCCGGAGCGCGTCGGTGCTGATGCCGCGCTCGGGGACGCTTTCGACGAGGAGGCTGTCGAGTAACTCCCGGTAGAGCCGGAACCGACTCGTCGCCCGCCGCGCGTCCAGGTAGACGAAGAGCACGTCCGGGCGGTCGCTCCCCCCGCGCGTGGCGGTGTAAAACGGCTCTTTTCCGGTCACCTCGGCGTCGAGCGCCGAGACGAGCGCCGTCACGATGGCGGACTTCCCCGACCCCCGCGGCCCCCAGACGTAGGTGTTGGGTGGGACGGCCCGATCGAAGAGGGGGTCGACCGCGTTCAACAACGCCTCGAAGAGCGTTTCTCGTCCGACCGGCTCCGAGAGGTGCACTGCGGGATTCAGCGCGTCGCGGTCGACGACGAGTTCGTTCTTGCTCCGCCGGGTTCGCCGCCGTTCGATGCGCTCTGTGAGATCCATAGGCTAACGGTGAATTACACAGTACACGGACCACCGTGCGTAAAACTCTTTTTGCTAGCGCACTCCCGCGAGCCGTCGGAAACCCGACTTCGACCCCGATGCGCGCCGAGGTGGCCTCGACGGCCCGACGTCAGGACCACTCGGAGGTCCGCTCGCGGACGCGCTCGAACGTCCGCTCGGCCCACGACACGAACTCCTCGTCGGAAGCGTCCGCGCTCGCGACCAGGTTCCCGCCGTCGTCGTACGCCCCCAGGTAGGCGTGTCCGTCGACGATCATCAACCCGGATTCCAGCGACTCCCGGGCGACGTACAGCGTGAACCCGTCCAGCTCTTCCGCCCGTTCGAGGGCCTCCGGATACTCGGAGGCCGACGTCGTGAGGACGTCCCTGTCGACGATCAACTGAACGTCCGTCTCCGGCCGGATCACGCGGCCGGCGGCCCGGTTGAACACGCGGCTCACGATCGGCGTGATCCCGTGGAACTGTTCGACGGGCTCGTCGCCGACGACCGCGAGAAAGCGGTCGATCGGCGCGTGCGGGTTTTCGGTCGTCGCCTGCGCGTACGTCACCTCCGAGAGGGTTTCACAGTCGATCCGTTCCGAGATCGTTCCGAGGTTCGCCAGCAGATTCCGGAACCGGTTCGAGGCGACCACACACCGCTCGAACTCGTCGTATCCGCCGGCCACCAGCTCCCCCGCGCGCGTGAGACGATATCCCTCCTCGGTGGAGACCTTCTCCGCCCAGCCCCGTTCGACGAACGCGCTCACCGCTCGCTGTGCCGTCTCGCGGGCACACGAACACTCCTCGGCCAGTTCGGTCGGACGGGCGGCCTCCGCACGCAGCGCTCGGAGGACATCGACTCTGACCTCCGATCCGGCCAGGAACGCGATGTCGTCGCGCGCGTTCATCGCACCACGCCGTTCGGTTCGGCCGTCATCGCGATATCCACTCGCCTTCCAGACGGTTCGCTCGTCGTTACCCCAGCAGACCCAGGTCGTCGATCCGCTTTACGATCTCCTCGACTGCGGTCTTCGCGTCGTCGGTTCGCTTGCCCCCGGTGATGACGATCTTTCCGGAGCCGAAGAGCAGGATGACGACCTCGGGTTCGTCCATCCGGTACACGAGGCCCGGGAACTGCTCGGGTTCGTACTCGACGTCTTCGAGGCCGAGACCGATCGCGAGCGCGTTCAGGTTCAGGTTGTGTCCCAGATCCGCGCTGGAGACGATGTTCTGGACGGTGATCTCGGGGTCCTCGTCGACGGGAATGCTCAGGCCGCGGAGCTTCTCGAAGATGATCCCGAGCGCCTCGTGGACGTCGTCGATGCTCTTTGCGCCCGTGCAGACGATCTTCCCCGATCGGAAGATGAGCGCCGCCGCCTTCGGCTCCTGAGTCCGATAGACGAGGCCGGGAAAGTTGTCCGGGTTGAAATCCGCTCCGGGCAGGTCCTCGGCGAGGGCCTCGAGATCGAGCTCTTGGCCGATACCGGTCGATGCGACAACGTTCTGAATCTCGATTGAATCTGCCGGCGCACTCATGCTCTGTCGGATTATCTTCCCCCTCCCTTATAAAGGCCCCCGTTATAAAGAGGGCGATTCGGCAACGGGGAGCGAGAAGGCGCTTAACGCGTCCGGGCGCGGGTGCGAAATCGGTCTGGGGGACGCCCGTGCGGCTCCGTCGGGGACCTCCCACACTATCGTAGCGTTTGCAAGTCTTCACTCACTCGATCGCACGCTGTCGTGCGATCGGACGAGCAATTAGTTGCAAACGCTACTACAATCCCCTTCGCTCGTTCGTGTTTCCTGCCCGCCCACGCGCGAAACACGATAAATAGTGGTCTCGTATCACTGGTCAAACGTTCACCTCCCTCCGTTTCGACTGTCCGTTGTTAGACGATCACACATATCTTCCACAATTTTTCGAAAATCGTTCGAGATCAACGAGGTTAAGTACAACCCACGCATCAGACAGTAATGCGAAGAACACTACGCGACTGCGGGCGGTTGAACTCCGTCCGCGCTCGCTCTCCGACTCCCGCGGCGATCGACGCTGCGAGTCGGATCGGATTCAACGGGTTTATACCCGTACGCCGATTCGACTGAGTCGGACACGGAATGAGGATTCCACCCCTGCGGTCCGCCGTACAGATGGGATCTGATGTTAGCCTTGGTGGTTCGGTGACACCTGTCTGGTGTCTCCCGAACCACTGAACGGACCACGCAATGACGATTGGTGATTCTCCCCTCATCCGAGGGGAAAATCCCGCCACACCCCTCCCCCTTACGGGGGAGACCCATTCCGGTTGATCCTGCCGGAGGCCATTGCTATCGGAGTCCGATTTAGCCATGCTAGTCGCACGAGTTCACACTCGTGGCAGATAGCTCAGTAACACGTGGCCAACCTACCCTACAGAGACGAATAACCTCGGGAAACTGAGGCTAACTCGTCATAGAACTCCCATGCTGGAACGCCGGGAGTCACAAACACTACGGTGCTGTAGGATGAGGCTGCGGCCGATTAGGTAGACGGTGGGGTAACGGCCCACCGTGCCCATAATCGGTACGGGTTGTGAGAGCAAGAGCCCGGAGACGGAATCTGAGACAAGATTCCGGGCCCTACGGGGCGCAGCAGGCGCGAAACCTTTACACTGCACGCCAGTGCGATAAGGGGACTCCGAGTGCGAGGGCATATCGTCCTCGCTTTTGTGTACCGTAGGGCGGTACACGAACAAGAGCTGGGCAAGACCGGTGCCAGCCGCCGCGGTAATACCGGCAGCTCAAGTGATGGCCAATCTTATTGGGCCTAAAGCGTCCGTAGCTGGCCCTGAAAGTCCGTCGGGAAATCCACACGCTCAACGTGTGGGCGTCCGGCGGAAACTTCAGGGCTTGGGACCGGAAGGCTCGAGAGGTACGTCCGGGGTAGGAGTGAAATCCCGTAATCCCGAACGGACCACCGATGGCGAAAGCATCTCGAGAAGACGGATCCGACAGTGAGGGACGAAAGCTAGGGTCTCGAACCGGATTAGATACCCGGGTAGTCCTAGCCGTAAACGATGTTCGCTAGGTGTGGCACAGGCTACGCGCCTGTGCTGTGCCGTAGGGAAGCCGAGAAGCGAACCGCCTGGGAAGTACGTCTGCAAGGATGAAACTTAAAGGAATTGGCGGGGGAGCACTACAACCGGAGGAGCCTGCGGTTTAATTGGACTCAACGCCGGACATCTCACCAGCTCCGACTACAGTAATGACGGTCAGGTTGATGACCTCATCACGAGCTGTAGAGAGGAGGTGCATGGCCGCCGTCAGCTCGTACCGTGAGGCGTCCTGTTAAGTCAGGCAACGAGCGAGACCCGCACTCCTAATTGCCAGCAGCAGTTTCGACTGGCTGGGTACATTAAGAGGACTGCCAGTGCCAAACTGGAGGAAGGAACGGGCAACGGTAGGTCAGTATGCCCCGAATGAGCTGGGCTACACGCGGGCTACAATGGTCAAGACAATGGGTTGCAACCTCGAAAGAGGGCGCTAATCTCCGAAACTTGATCGTAGTTCGGATTGCGGGCTGAAACTCGCCCGCATGAAGCTGGATTCGGTAGTAATCGCATTTCACAAGAATGCGGTGAATACGTCCCTGCTCCTTGCACACACCGCCCGTCAAAGCACCCGAGTGAGGTCCGGATGAGGCCATTTCACAATGGTCGAATCTGGGCTTCGCAAGGGGGCTTAAGTCGTAACAAGGTAGCCGTAGGGGAATCTGCGGCTGGATCACCTCCTACAGACCGGGACTAGGCCGCCGCGCCTAGCCCACTTTCACTCATCGCGTGATCCCGTTCAGGATTCGACAGACGCCAGACAGGCACCTAAGAACCACCAAGGCTAACACGGGCCCGTAGCTCAGCGGTAGAGCACCTCCTTTGCAAGGAGGACGCCCTGGGTTCAAATCCCAGCGGGTCCATCACCCACTCCACTCGAACACAGAACGAGTCCCTTAAGTGGGACAGTCTACTCGACTGGAGTGGACACGAACTGATGCACTATCCCGTGAAAACGCGGATAGGAAGGGTTCGACGGACGCTCCGGCAGCCACCGGACGTTCAATGACGACCATTGTACGCGCGCAATCCAGACGCCCACTGAACCCGTCCACCGAGGACGGACACATTGTGGACGTCTCAGATCACCAACTCAACTGCAATTCAACTTGCAACCAACAGCAAACAGTCGTCTACGCGTGACACACGTCACGTTCGTAGACGAGTCGTAACCACACGACACTCAAACTGGCTACTGTACTGGCTGGTGAATGGCTCGGCTCGAGAGCCGACGACGGACGTGCCAAGCTGCGAAAAGCCCGAGGGAGTCGCACGGAGACTAAGAACTCGGGATCTCCGAATGGGAATCCCCACCGCAATTGCTTCGCGCAATGGGGAACGCTCCGAATTGAAACATCTCAGTAGGAGCAGGAACAGAAAGCAAACGCGATGTCGTTACTAACCGCGAGTGAACGCGACACAGTCCAAACCGAATCCCTCACGGGAAATGTGGTGTTCGGACTGGTCACAACGAAACACAACTTCACGAGAAATCTCCTGGAACGGAGTACGATACAGGGTGACAGTCCCGTATCGTGAACGCGTGTTTCCGGACCAACTCCAGAGTAGCGGGGATTGGATATTCCTCGTGACTACCGCAGGCATCAACTGCGAAGACTAAATCACTCCTCGAGACCGATAGCGAACAAGTAGCGTGAGCGAACGCTGAAAAGCACCCCGAACAGGGCGGTGCAATAGGGCCTGAACTCAGTCAGTGATAGAACGACGAGGCATACAAGGTCCTCGAATAAACGACCGTGGGGCGACCCACCAGTAGGACTTCGAGGAAGCCGGTGTCGCGTCGTGCGTTTTGAAAAACGACCCAGGGAGTGCATTATCGAGGCAAGCCTAACTGGATCATCCAGGCAGGCACAGGGAAACCGACATGGCCGCAGTCCTTCCGGACCAGGGCCGCCGTGTTCAAGCGCGGGGAGTCCCGATGATGCGACCCGAAACCGAGTGATCTACGCGCGAGCAAGGTGAAGCGTGGCGAAAGCTGCGTGGAGGCCTGAAGGGATGGTGTCCTACAATACCCTCCTCTGACTCGTGCGTAGGGGTGAAAGGCCCATCGAACTCGGCAACAGCTGGTTCCAGCCGAAACATGTCGAAGCATGACCTCGATCGAGG is drawn from Halobellus limi and contains these coding sequences:
- a CDS encoding ABC transporter permease; the encoded protein is MAADQVSTGTRAVESIRTTVGSLVSPASERQREIRRVIALCLPFSVLLLFSGVFPLTEMFRISFSESRLVTEGFTVEYYRTMVTDPYYRNIAFNTLWFAAATTVTSICVAVPVAHALEKYALPAKSVMLTVLSFPNSLPGIVAAFMIIILFGNTGILSNVFAFLSGQSRIDVAIATSVGGLFFAYIYSMIPRALLLLRGTYAEVNTDAEEAARVLGATPLQTFRYVTLPQIKPGVIGAFILVFRTGLAIFGTVLILKGLLVWTLQIDRELAQGFNIAQASAMATVWFVFVFGFTVLMLRYTSAEVSI
- a CDS encoding extracellular solute-binding protein; the protein is MGGGSGDGSGDGGGDGSGGDSGDGSGDGGGGSCSGETYEVGYGDSQTTVCSDNFPTDEKLYVYAVQSGWMNWPSVMEAFNEQYGVQLNDDDRSSGEALQDARSHAQNPTHSAFNGGYTFAIQAMNDGLTQAYKPANWDKVPDNAKTDNGHCTGTRKVTTALTYRKDIFEERGLDEPETWDDLKHPDIMQDLALQTPQAAVGLAAALSINNAYGGSLDDVQPVIDYYNTIQEGGAEFTDNFLAQFTSGEYSSFIRYDYSGLDLKYNVEDLDEEQVGVALLEGPDGNAGAYNALYGYAMLANAPNPEAVKLFMDYVLSIEGQQHFLDAYARPIRAPEMDMPDEFPPQSRYDETQFTVDQTELIEKQESIIQDITRGASI
- a CDS encoding FGGY family carbohydrate kinase, with the translated sequence MSGTSHLGALDQGTSGTRFVIFDESGTPISEAFTGHQPQTAGAGRIEYDPLRLWGCATDAIRRGLAGADLDAAELRALGISSQRQTVLLWDAESGRPCTSALSWRDRRTTAQIQALDDEERRLIRDRTGLEPDAYFAAPKIKWLLDEGGDGAQKAGRGEQEAGRSGERAGPNGQKSGRSERRADRDRGADADEGAAGHDDGRRDADLRERAARGEVLLGTVDSWLCYNLTGRHVTDVTNAAQTMLFDIRGREWDDDLLALFDVPRPALPTVRPSSDPEGFGVTDPDGVLNAAVPVTGVMGDQQAALLGRVACTESNAKVTYGTGNFFLQNTGTEPVEADGELLTTIWFQRAGEDPYYGLEGPVFATGAVLEWLRTVGLLEDAAELDQPGCTEREEAVHFVPAFGGLGAPDWVPGARGGVFGLHRDTDRDDVLRAAVEAIGFGTRAVVEAAEAATGVAQDRLLVDGGAIQNDEFAQCQADLIDRPLVRSNVTQTTALGACFAAGLAAGVWGSLDDLEPCRPNGRTFSPTGDSAAVTDAYRRWRDVVETVARMS
- a CDS encoding Cdc6/Cdc18 family protein, which produces MDLTERIERRRTRRSKNELVVDRDALNPAVHLSEPVGRETLFEALLNAVDPLFDRAVPPNTYVWGPRGSGKSAIVTALVSALDAEVTGKEPFYTATRGGSDRPDVLFVYLDARRATSRFRLYRELLDSLLVESVPERGISTDALRERIADVTDTSETVLVAVDHLGEAGTPDLADLYATFEPFDDLAWIGVGRTSPEELSLPIPEQQVHVPGYTYELVDVLTVRGSRGLSQTLDHVHAQRLAEWADGDAHDALAALFVAAANAEADGATRLRDEDIDAGTAAVPLGGVPIGTVLALSENEQLVLEQLVERALHGEVRIETAAERIAARTDLTGGTVKRLLYELAQRGVLERHEVAVGSRMTGRRPSGVGLNFSERLFTALRD
- a CDS encoding helix-turn-helix transcriptional regulator encodes the protein MNARDDIAFLAGSEVRVDVLRALRAEAARPTELAEECSCARETAQRAVSAFVERGWAEKVSTEEGYRLTRAGELVAGGYDEFERCVVASNRFRNLLANLGTISERIDCETLSEVTYAQATTENPHAPIDRFLAVVGDEPVEQFHGITPIVSRVFNRAAGRVIRPETDVQLIVDRDVLTTSASEYPEALERAEELDGFTLYVARESLESGLMIVDGHAYLGAYDDGGNLVASADASDEEFVSWAERTFERVRERTSEWS
- a CDS encoding TATA-box-binding protein is translated as MSAPADSIEIQNVVASTGIGQELDLEALAEDLPGADFNPDNFPGLVYRTQEPKAAALIFRSGKIVCTGAKSIDDVHEALGIIFEKLRGLSIPVDEDPEITVQNIVSSADLGHNLNLNALAIGLGLEDVEYEPEQFPGLVYRMDEPEVVILLFGSGKIVITGGKRTDDAKTAVEEIVKRIDDLGLLG